A window of Infirmifilum lucidum contains these coding sequences:
- a CDS encoding signal peptidase I, whose translation MRYLEPVQGEGKERVIRENATLIIALLATVMFIFSLNYLLRTQVPLAVVSSWSMEPTLHVGDIVIVVGSESYSVGDIVVYESPSGLIVHRIVGIVGDAYVTKGDANPFPDSTHPSLTSIKGKVVFVIPYIGAIKLAFESLVRG comes from the coding sequence ATTCGGGAAAACGCTACGCTCATCATAGCACTACTTGCTACAGTGATGTTCATTTTCTCCCTGAACTACTTACTCAGAACGCAGGTTCCCCTAGCCGTGGTATCGAGTTGGTCCATGGAGCCGACTCTCCACGTAGGAGACATCGTCATAGTAGTCGGTTCAGAGTCGTACTCTGTAGGCGACATCGTGGTATACGAGTCTCCTTCCGGCCTAATTGTTCACAGAATAGTTGGAATAGTAGGAGATGCTTACGTAACAAAGGGCGATGCGAATCCTTTTCCTGATAGCACCCACCCGTCACTTACATCCATCAAGGGTAAAGTTGTGTTCGTAATACCGTATATTGGTGCTATCAAACTTGCTTTTGAGAGTTTGGTTAGAGGGTAG
- the rimI gene encoding ribosomal protein S18-alanine N-acetyltransferase, which produces MREARYEDLSDVIKINKEVLPENYPAFYFELHLKNFGRAFLVAEINGKVVGYIMCRVEYDTLYTNPNRVGKRGHIISIAVLPYAQGKGIGTELMTRALESMKKYYGAEEYYLEVRVSNEVALRLYKKLGFSVVKVLPGYYLDGEDAYLMARPA; this is translated from the coding sequence ATCAGGGAGGCACGCTACGAGGATTTGAGCGATGTTATAAAAATAAACAAGGAGGTCTTACCGGAAAACTACCCAGCATTTTACTTTGAGTTACACCTGAAGAACTTCGGCAGAGCTTTCCTAGTAGCAGAGATAAACGGTAAAGTCGTCGGATACATCATGTGTAGAGTAGAGTACGATACGCTGTACACTAATCCTAATAGAGTTGGAAAGCGAGGACACATAATCTCGATAGCAGTCCTCCCCTATGCTCAAGGGAAAGGTATTGGGACAGAACTTATGACGAGAGCCCTAGAAAGCATGAAGAAGTACTACGGGGCAGAAGAATACTATCTTGAAGTGCGTGTTAGCAACGAAGTTGCCCTCAGGCTCTACAAAAAACTCGGATTTAGTGTTGTTAAAGTCCTACCCGGATATTATCTCGACGGTGAAGACGCATACTTGATGGCCAGGCCCGCCTAA
- a CDS encoding ABC transporter substrate-binding protein, whose protein sequence is MTAKQRNNAKSIVQRDSIRLVAVFLVGLLVGVSLGYFLSIPSQQKVAPQKTVTVPIGALVELTGDLESYGKRDQRALELAVEDINAFAEQVGSPFRFRLVVEDTGTNPEQARAKIQALAAQGVQAVTGLEASSEVSQVKQFADANKIVVVSVGSTAISLSIAGDYIFRVVPNDAYQGRALARLVFDSGFRGAAVIYRNDAWGKGLFDAFSARFRELGGRVEGVAYDPNAQDVSGEVARLADIASKLGPATAVVLISFEDDGIRVVQAAAQNPTLSKLKWFGTDGVALSTKLSDQVGEQLVALGGLPCTIFQPASNPQQLQFIEKFKSRFKEYPHSYAMNAYDAAWLIALSVMATGQYSGEAIARALPTIAQHYYGVTGNTALDQTGDRAAGDYAIWAVIKTPAGYNWTQIAVYSSQTDTITRV, encoded by the coding sequence GAGAGACAGTATAAGGCTAGTGGCTGTTTTTCTCGTCGGCCTTCTCGTAGGAGTCTCTCTAGGGTATTTCCTCTCTATACCGTCCCAACAAAAGGTAGCCCCTCAGAAGACAGTCACAGTACCTATTGGGGCCTTAGTGGAACTTACGGGGGACTTGGAATCATATGGGAAGAGAGACCAGCGTGCTCTCGAGCTCGCTGTTGAGGACATAAACGCCTTCGCCGAGCAAGTTGGGTCGCCCTTCAGGTTCAGGCTCGTCGTAGAGGACACTGGCACAAACCCCGAGCAGGCCAGGGCGAAAATACAGGCACTAGCAGCACAAGGAGTACAGGCCGTGACTGGTCTTGAAGCGAGTAGTGAGGTGAGCCAAGTCAAGCAGTTTGCAGACGCGAACAAGATAGTGGTGGTTAGTGTAGGCTCTACGGCAATCTCGCTCTCCATTGCCGGCGACTATATTTTCCGTGTTGTGCCTAACGACGCTTACCAGGGGCGTGCTCTTGCTAGGCTCGTCTTCGACAGCGGCTTTAGGGGCGCGGCCGTGATATACAGGAACGACGCCTGGGGCAAGGGGCTGTTCGACGCGTTCTCCGCCAGGTTCAGGGAGCTCGGGGGCAGAGTGGAGGGCGTAGCCTACGACCCCAACGCCCAGGACGTCTCAGGCGAAGTAGCCAGGCTCGCGGACATAGCCTCGAAGCTAGGCCCGGCGACAGCAGTAGTACTCATAAGCTTCGAGGACGACGGCATAAGAGTAGTACAGGCCGCAGCACAAAACCCAACACTGTCAAAGCTCAAGTGGTTCGGGACAGACGGCGTGGCCTTGTCAACAAAGCTATCAGACCAGGTTGGCGAGCAACTAGTAGCCTTGGGAGGACTTCCTTGCACAATTTTCCAACCAGCAAGTAACCCACAACAGTTACAATTCATTGAAAAGTTCAAGTCTAGATTCAAGGAATATCCCCACTCCTACGCAATGAACGCCTACGACGCTGCCTGGCTTATAGCCTTGTCTGTGATGGCTACAGGCCAGTACAGCGGCGAGGCGATAGCCAGGGCACTCCCGACAATCGCCCAGCACTACTACGGAGTAACAGGGAACACAGCACTAGACCAAACAGGAGACAGAGCAGCAGGAGACTACGCAATATGGGCTGTAATTAAGACCCCGGCGGGGTATAATTGGACACAAATCGCAGTCTATAGTTCACAGACCGATACGATTACAAGAGTTTAG